Below is a window of Agathobacter rectalis ATCC 33656 DNA.
AGAATCCTGATACCAAGGTGCTTTACGTTACTTCTGAAGAGTTTACCAACGAGGTTATCGAATCTATCCGTAACGGTAATTCTTCTGCCATGACAAAGTTCCGTGACAAATACAGGACTGTAGATGTGCTCATGATTGATGATATCCAGTTCATCATAGGAAAGGAAAGTACTCAGGAGGAGTTTTTCCACACCTTCAACACACTGCAGACACAGGGCAAGCAGATTATCCTTACCTCTGATAAGCCGCCTAAGGAGATGGAGACTCTAGAGGAGCGTATCCGCTCACGTTTCGAATGGGGACTGATGGCTGATATCGGTACTCCTGACTATGAGACGAGGATGGCTATCCTCCGTAAGAAAGCTGAAACTGACAATTTTGATATAGATGATGATATTTTAAACTACATTGCTTCAAACATCAGCTCCAACATCCGTGAGCTTGAGGGAGCCTTAAACAAGCTTTTAGCCTTCCACAATCTCGAGCATACTCACATCACTATGGATATCGCTGAGAGGGAGCTTTCCAATATCATCACGCCGGACAAGCCAAGGGAAATCACTGCACAGCTCATCATCGAGGTCGTTTCAGAGCATTTCCACATCTCTGTAGACCAGATGATTTCAAAGACCAGAAGCAGCGAGATTGCACGCCCAAGGCAGATTGCCATGTACCTCTGCAAGACCATGACCTCTGATTCACTTGATGTAATCGGCCAGCTTTTGGGCGGCAGAGACCACTCTACTATCATCCACGGCATCAAGAAGGTCACCAAGGATTACGAGGAGAATGACAGTACACGTACTCTCATAGAAACTATCAAGAAAAAGATTAATCCAAATTAGTTTCTACCTATTTATATATGTTCTCATTTGCATGTTAATAATTTGGTTATAACCTTGCTTTTATTTCCACATGAGCATGTTAATGACAGGTTGAAGGAAAGTGAATAAAAAGTTATCCATTTTTATCATTTTTACTTCAACAGGCTTTTAATCAAGTTATCAAGCCGCTTAAAGCTTGTCTTTAAAGGCTTTGAAGGGGTTTTGAACTTTTTAACAGCCCCTAAGAATAATATTACGAATATCTTTTAAATATTTATATATACGCGCAGGAAGGAGTTTTTCTAAATGAAACTTATTTGTTCAAAAGCAAATTTACTGAAAGGTGTTAATATCGTATCGAAGGCAGTACCTACACGTACTACAATGGCAATTCTCGAGTGCATACTTATTGATGCATCCGCAAACGAGATTAAGCTTATGGCTAACGATATGGAGCTTGGAATCGAAACAATAATAGACGGAACTATCGAAGAGAGAGGAATTATCGCTCTTGATGCCAAGATTTTTTCAGAAATAGTGAGAAAGCTTCCTGACAATGATGTAACAATTGAGACAGATGCTTCCTTCAAGACCGTCATATCATGTGAAAAGGCCAAGTTCAATATCATCGGAAAATCAGGTGATGATTTTTCTTACATACCATATGTTGAGAGAAATGAGTCTATTGTCCTTTCACAATTTACCCTTAAAGAGGTTATCAGACAGACAATTTTCTCAATTGCCGACAATGACAACAATAAACTGATGACAGGTGAGCTTTTTGAGATTGAGGAGAATAAGCTTCGAGTTGTTTCTCTTGACGGACACAGAATATCTATCAGATATATCGAGATGAAAAATCACTATGACAGCAAGAAGGTTGTTGTTCCCGGCAAGACTCTGCAGGAAATAAGCAAGATTATTCCGGGTTCAGCGGATGAGGATGTGGTTATCTATATCACTAACAATCATATTGTTTTTGAATTTGAAAATACTACTGTTGTTTCACGTCTTATCGAGGGTGAGTATTTCAAGATTGACCAGATGCTTTCATCTGACTACGACACTAAGGTTCGCATCAATAAGCGTGAGCTTCTTGACTGTATAGATCGTGCTACTCTTCTTGTCAAGGAGGGAGATAAGAAGCCTATTATCATGAATATCACAGATGGCAATATGGAGCTTCGCATCAATTCATTTATCGGTTCCATGAATGAGGACATCGATATCGACAAAGATGGAAAAGATATTATGATAGGCTTTAATCCTAAGTTCTTCATAGATGCACTTCGTGTTATCGATGAGGAGGAGGTTAATTTATACATGGTCAATCCAAAGGCACCATGCTTCATTAAGGATGATGAGGGCAAGTTTATTTACCTCATTCTTCCGGTAAATTTTAATACAGCAGCAAACTAGGAGATTTTATGAAACAGATTTCTATAAGAGAACAGGATGAGTTCATTAAGCTGGGACAGGCTCTTAAAAAGGCCGACCTTGTGAGCTCGGGAGTTGAGGCAAAAATTGTTATTCAGGACGGTCAGGTGACTGTAAACGGTGAGACTGAGCTTCAGAGAGGAAAAAAGCTTCACGACGGAGATGTTTTCTCATATGACGGCGAAACAGTTAAGGTTGTTAAATAATGATTATTAAGTCAATCCAACTGAGTAATTTCAGAAATTACGAAAAACTGGATATCAGCTTTGACACTGAAACCAACATAATCTACGGCGATAATGCCCAGGGCAAGACCAATATACTTGAGGCTGCATATTTGAGCGGCACTACAAAGTCCCATAAGGGCAGCAAGGACAAGGAAATGATCCGGTTTGGCGAGGATGAGGCACATATCAGGACAATTGTTGAAAAAAATGACAAGGAATACCGGATTGACATGCATCTGCGAAAAAACGGTGCAAAGGGTGTGGCCATCAATAAAATGCCGATCAAAAAAGCGAGTGAGCTGTTTGGTATTTTGAATATTGTGTTTTTCTCTCCTGAGGATCTCAATATTATCAAAAACGGTCCTGCCGAGAGACGCAGATTTATAGATTTGGAGCTTTGCCAGCTTGACAAAATATATCTGTCTAACCTGAGTAAGTATAATAAGACATTAGTTCAGAGAAACAGACTGTTAAAGGATATAGCTTACAGACCTGATTTGATTGATACACTTCAGGTGTGGGATATGCAGCTTCTCGAGTATGGCAGGCATGTTATAAAAAAGAGGCGCGAGTTTGTTAATGAGCTAAATGAGATAATACAGGACATTCACAGCAATATTTCAGGAGGCAGGGAGAAGCTTATACTCAAATATGAGCCAAGCATTGATGATATTTTTTTCGAGGACGAGCTGCTTAAGGCAAGAAGCAGGGATTTGAAGCTGTGCCAGACAACCGTTGGACCGCACAGGGATGATATGCTTTTTTCAGTGGACGGTGTGGATATCAGAAAATACGGCTCGCAGGGTCAGCAGAGGACATCTGCTCTCTCACTCAAGCTTTCTGAGATTAGTCTTGTAAAGAAAAATATAAACAGCACTCCCGTGCTTTTACTGGATGATGTGCTTTCAGAGCTGGATGGCAACAGGCAGAACTATCTGCTCAACAGCTTAAGTGATACACAGACCATTATCACTTGTACGGGACTTGATGAATTTGTAAAAAATAGATTTCAGGTGGACAAGGTCTTTCATGTCGTGAAGGGCCAGGTGGAGGTTATTGATGAGTAAAGAAATACAGCAGAACAATCAGGAATACGGAGCTGACCAGATTCAGATACTTGAGGGTCTTGAGGCGGTCAGAAAAAGACCGGGTATGTATATCGGCAGTACGTCTTCGAGAGGACTTCATCATCTGGTTTACGAGATAGTGGACAATGCAGTTGATGAGGCCTTAGCCGGTTATTGCAAAAATATCGAGGTCACAATCGAGGAAGACAATTCCATAACAGTACAGGATGATGGACGAGGAATCCCGGTCGGAACCAATCATAAAGCAAAAAAATCAGCACTTGAGGTCGTTTTTACAGTGCTTCACGCAGGTGGTAAATTCGGCGGTGGAGGCTATAAGGTATCAGGCGGTCTGCACGGAGTTGGTGCATCTGTAGTAAATGCTCTTTCCACATGGCTGACAGTTGAGGTCTACAAGGACGGAAATATTTACAGACAAAGCTACAAGCGTGGCAAAACAGACGATACAGTAAAGATTGTTGGACAGTGTGACGAGTCGCTTCATGGTACAAAGGTGCATTTTCTGCCGGATCCGGAGATTTTTGAGGAGACAGTGTATGACTACGATACCTTAAAGCAGCGTCTCAGAGAGACAGCCTTCCTCACAAAAGGACTTAAGATTACTTTAAAGGATGTGCGTGAGAATAGCCATCACAATCATGTATTCCACTATGAGGGCGGAATCAAGGAATTTGTAGAGTATCTTAACCGTGGCAAGGAGGCTCTCTATGATGAGGTCATCTACTGCGAGGGAACACAAAATGGTGTTTATGTTGAGGTTGCATTGCAGCACAATGATTCGTTTAATGATTCAACCTTCAGCTTTGTAAACAATGTAATCACACCTGAGGGAGGTACTCATCTCGCAGGCTTTAGAAATGCCTTGACAAAGACCTTCAATGCCTATGCGCGTGAGAAAAAGATACTTAAGGATTCAGATCCGGCCCTGACAGGTGATGATATCCGTGAGGGACTTACTGCAATCATCAGTATCAAGATTGAGGAGCCTCAGTTCGAGGGACAGACAAAGCAGAAGCTTGGAAACAGTGAGGCCAGAGGAGCCGTAGATGCTGTTGTATCGGAAAAACTCACATATTTCCTCGAGCAGAATCCTGATGTAGCCAAAAATATCTGTGAGAAATCACTTTTAGCACAAAGAGCCAGAGAGGCCGCAAGAAAAGCAAGAGACCTGACCAGAAGAAAGACCTCTCTCGATGGAGGTACTCTGCCGGGCAAGCTGGCTGACTGCTCAGACAAGGATCCTAAAAACTGTGAAATTTTCATAGTCGAGGGAGATTCAGCCGGCGGTTCTGCAAAGACAGCAAGGAGCCGTGCTACACAGGCAATTTTACCTCTGCGAGGCAAGATACTGAATGTTGAAAAGGCAAGACTTGACCGTATATATGACAATGCAGAAATCAGAGCCATGATTACAGCATTCGGAACAGGAATCCATGAGGATTTTGATATAACAAAGCTGCGTTATGACAAGATAATCATCATGACAGATGCCGATGTAGATGGTGCTCACATCGCTACTCTCATGCTCACCTTCCTCTACAGATTCATGCCTGATCTGATCAAGGAGGGACATGTATACCTGGCTACACCGCCACTTTACAAGGTGGAGAAAAACAAGGGTGTATGGTATGCCTACGATGATGACGAGCTCAAGCAGATTTTAAATGACATAGGCCGTGACAATAATAACAAGATCCAGCGATACAAGGGACTTGGCGAGATGGATGCTGATCAGCTCTGGGAGACAACAATGGATCCTGACCACAGAATTTTGAAACAGGTCATGATAGACGGAGAAAATTCATCTGAGCTTGATGTGACATTTACCACACTGATGGGTGATAAGGTAGAGCCAAGAAAAGAATTTATTGAAGCTAATGCCAAGTATGTAACAAATCTTGACATCTAGCAGGGAGGAGTAATTTAAGTGGACGACAAAATTTTTGACCAGATACAGCAGGTCGATTTGAAAAAAACAATGGAGAGCTCCTACATAGATTACGCGATGAGCGTTATTGCAAGCCGTGCCCTCCCTGATGTCAGGGACGGATTAAAGCCTGTTCAGAGGCGAGTACTCTACTCTATGGTCGAGCTCGGAAATACACCTGACAAGCCACACAGAAAATGTGCGCGTATTGTCGGTGATACAATGGGTAAATACCATCCACACGGAGACAGCTCAATCTATGGAGCACTCGTAAATATGGCACAGGACTGGTCTATGAGATACACACTCGTGGACGGTCATGGAAACTTTGGTTCAGTCGATGGAGACGGAGCCGCCGCCATGCGATACACAGAGGCAAGACTCTCAAAGATTTCTCTTGAATTAATCAAGGATATCGGCAAAAATACAGTAGATTTTGAGCCAAACTTTGATGAGACAGAAAAAGAGCCGACAGTGCTCCCATCAAGATATCCGAACCTTTTAGTAAACGGAACCACAGGAATCGCGGTAGGTATGGCAACCAATATCCCACCTCACAATCTGCGTGAAGTGGTAAATGCCGTAGTGCGCCTTATCGACAACGATATCGAGGACAAAGAAACCACAATTGATGAGCTTATCGATGTGGTAAAGGGACCGGATTTCCCTACAGGCGGCATAATTCTCGGAACAAGTGGCATCAAAGAGGCTTACAGAACAGGCCGCGGCAAAATAAGAGTCCGTGCTGTCACCAATATCGAGCCTATGGAAAACGGCAAAAACAGAATTGTAGTGACAGAGCTGCCATACAACGTAAACAAAGCTCGTCTTATTGAGAAAATAGCTGAGCTTCATAAGGACAAAAAGATAGATGGAATAACAGACCTCCGCGACGAGACAAGCCGTGAGGGAATGAGAATCGTGGTAGAGCTCCGCCGTGATGTGAACCCGAGTGTAGTTTTAAATCTGCTTTTCAAGCATACACAGCTCCAGGATACGTTTGGAGTGATAAACCTTGCACTCGTAAACGGAGAGCCAAAGGTATTAAATCTATACGATCTGCTCAATTACTATCTCATCCATCAGAAGGATGTAGTGACCAGACGTACAAAGTTTGATCTAGACAAGGCAGAGGCCAGGGCACATATTGTAGAGGGTCTCATTATTGCCCAGGACAACATAGACGAGGTAATAAGTATTATCCGCTCAAGCCAGACCACACAACAGGCAAAGACCAGATTGATGGAGAGATTTGGCCTGACAGATGAGCAGTCACAGGCAATTGTTGATATGCGTCTTAGGGCTCTGACAGGTCTGGAAAGAGAAAAGCTCGAGGCTGAGTATAAGGAGCTCATGGCTCAGATTGCGCAGTTAAAGGCTATTCTTGCCGATGAGAAAAAGCTTCTTGGAGTAATCAGGGAGGAAATCATCGCAATTGCAGATAAATACGGCGACGACAGAAAGACAGAGATAGGCTATGACGAGTATGATATGTCGATGGAGGATCTCATTCCTGAGACAAATACAGTCATAACAATGACAAAGGTAGGCTACATAAAGCGCATGAGCACTGATAATTTCAAGGCTCAGCACCGCGGTGGCAAGGGAATAAAGGGAATGGAGACAATCGAGGATGATTATATCGTCGAGATGCTCATGACCACATCACACCACTACCTGATGTTTTTCACAAATACAGGAAGAGTATACAGAATCAAGGCATATGAGATACCTGAGGCAAGCCGTACATCAAGAGGCACAGCCATCATCAATCTCATACCTCTTCAGCCTGACGAGAAAATAACAGCCATGATTCCAATCAAAGAATACGAGGATGACAAGTATCTGTTCATGGCTACAAGAAACGGAATAGTCAAGAAAACCCCGATAAAGGATTATGAGAATATCCGAAAGAACGGACTTGCAGCAATCAATCTGCGCGAGGACGACAAACTCATAGAGGTCAAGGTCACAGACAATTCAGAGGATATTTTGCTCTTCACCAAATTCGGACAGTGTATCAGATTCAAGGAGACAGATGTGCGCTCAACAGGCCGTACAACCATGGGTGTTATCGGAATGAATCTTGCACCAAATGATGTAATAATCGCAATGCAGACCGCATCAATGGGTGAGGCAGTGCTTTTAGTATCATCAAACGGCCTTGGAAAACGTACACGAATTGACGAATTTACCACACAAAACCGTGGCGGTAAGGGAGTAAAATGCTACAAGATTACAGAAAAATCAGGCAATCTCGTAGGAGTCAAATCAGTTGAAAACGATGATGAGCTCATGCTCATCACAACAGAGGGAATTATCATCAGAATCCAGGTAAGTGATGTAACAGTGCTTGGACGAATCACAACAGGTGTCAAGCTCATCAACCTGAAAGAAGGAGTGAGCGTAGCCAGCATCGCAAAGGTAGTAGAGGATAAGACTCTCATGCCACCTGAGGAAGCTAAGGAAGAGAATGACGAATCAGAAAATAGTGACGAAGACTCAGCAGAGAATAATAATTCACATGCTGAAGCTATCGAAAATAACACAGAAGCATAACTAAATTCATAAAAGCAGGGTCATAAGATCCTGCTTTTTGCGAATGTGGTGATACTATTCGAGCCTTATTGCGAAAAAATGTTTACATGCAAGCACTATGCATCATATTTGCGTTTTCAGAGACTTTGAAAGTAATAAATAAACATAATACGGAAAAATAAATATGTTTATCCACAAAAACACAAAAAATAATATTGAATTGTGGATAAAAGGTGCCGGAATTTAAAATACAGAGAATAAAAAGAGAGGAAAAGAAATGATCAGGGAAATAAACGTTTCAGAAATAACAGCTGCAATAAAGGAAATGTGCATACAGGCAAATCATTTTCTTTCGCCGGACATGGACAAGGCACTTAAAGCTGCAACAGCAAATGAAGAATCACCTTTAGGTAAAAAAATATTAAACCAGCTACAGGAAAACTTAAAAATAGCAGGCGAGGATATGATACCGATATGTCAGGATACCGGAATGGCAGTTTTTTTCATAGAAATAGGCCAGGATGTCCATTTTACGGGAGGCGTATTGGAGGATGCCATAAATGAAGGAGTCAGACAGGGCTACACAGACGGCTATCTGAGAAAATCAGTGGTAAAGGATCCGCTCATCAGGGAAAATACAAAGGACAACACACCTGCAGTCATCCATTACTCAATAGTTTCCGGCGACAAGGTCAAAATAACCTTTGCACCAAAGGGTTTTGGAAGCGAAAACATGAGTCGTGTATTTATGTTAAAGCCGGCAGATGGTATAGAGGGAGTAAAAAATGCGATTCTGACAGCAGTTTCAGATGCAGGGCCAAACGCATGTCCTCCTATGGTTGTCGGAGTCGGAGTCGGTGGAACCTTTGAAAAATGCGCAATAATGGCAAAAAAAGCGCTGACAAGAGAAGCAGGCACACATTCAGACATAGAGTATGTGGCAGAGCTTGAAAAAGAGATGCTTGAAAAAATTAATAATCTGGGTATAGGGCCCGGAGGACTCGGCGGAAGCACTACTGCCCTCGCAGTAAACATAAACACATATCCAACCCACATTGCAGGATTGCCGGTTGCGGTAAATATTTGCTGTCATGTAAACCGCCATGTAGTGAAGGAATTGTAAAGAATTACTGCATAGAAGAAGAAAGAAAGTGGCAATTTTAATTGTTACAGCTATAGTGAAATAGTGAAATGTGAAGTGTAATTAAAAAGCTATAATTGTTACAGGTTATATTATGCTGGAAAAATAAAAATACAGTAAAAATAAAAGAATCAGGAGAAAAAAATGGAAAAACATATAACAACTCCAATCACACAGAAAATAACAAAAGACCTGAGATCAGGAGACTATGTATACATAACAGGTGAAATGTATGTGGCAAGAGATGCTGCACACAAAAGAATGATAGAGGCGCTGGACCGTAAAGAAGAACTGCCAATAGATATAAAGGATTCGACAATCTACTATATGGGACCATCACCGGCCAGAGATGGACGTCCAATTGGCTCAGCCGGACCTACAACAGCAACAAGAATGGACAAATATGCCCCAAGACTGCTTGATTTAGGTGAAAAAGCAATGATTGGCAAAGGAAAAAGATCAAAAGAAGTAATAGATGCAGTCATTCGCAATAAAGCAGTGTATTTTGCCGCAGTCGGTGGAGCAGGCGCTCTCCTTTCAAAATGCATAAAATCATCAGAAGTAATCTGCTATGATGATCTCGGTGCAGAGGCAATAAGAAAGATATACGTAGAAGATTTCCCGGTAATTGTGGTAATAGACAGTGAAGGAAACAATCTGTACGAGACTTCAATAAAAGAATTTAAAAAAATATAAAAATACTATTGACAAAACAAAGAAAATTTTATAGAATAAACAATGCGTCACGTAAGTGCGTAAAACATTTAAATAATTTATGTAAAGACTTTGGAGAAGTACTCAAGTGGCCGAAGAGGTGCCCCTGCTAAGGGTATAGGTCGGGAAACTGGCGCGAGGGTTCAAATCCCTCCTTCTCCGCTTTATCTTCTACATAAAATAATTAAAAAAAGTTCTTGACAAATGAAAAACATTTTGATAGAATAAACAAGCTGTCGCAAGACAGAGAACTTAAAACAGAGTTCAAAAAATAAAAAAGTTCTTGACAAACGAACAGCGATTTGATAAAATAATCAAGCTGTCGCAAGAGAGCAAAACAAAGAACATTGATAACTGAACAGTGAGAAACCTTGAAAGATTTTGAGAATCAATCAGAACGCTTCAATGAAAATTGAAGACCTTTAAAACAGTAAATTCAGATTTATCTGAATGAACGAATTAGCCAAGTTTAACTTGACTGAGATCAACTTTTTAACATGAGAGTTTGATCCTGGCTCAGGATGAACGCTGGCGGCGTGCTTAACACATGCAAGTCGAACGAAGCACTTTATTTGATTTCCTTCGGGACTGATTATTTTGTGACTGAGTGGCGGACGGGTGAGTAACGCGTGGGTAACCTGCCTTGTACAGGGGGATAACAGTTGGAAACGGCTGCTAATACCGCATAAGCGCACGGCATCGCATGATGCAGTGTGAAAAACTCCGGTGGTATAAGATGGACCCGCGTTGGATTAGCTAGTTGGTGAGGTAACGGCCCACCAAGGCGACGATCCATAGCCGACCTGAGAGGGTGACCGGCCACATTGGGACTGAGACACGGCCCAAACTCCTACGGGAGGCAGCAGTGGGGAATATTGCACAATGGGCGAAAGCCTGATGCAGCGACGCCGCGTGAGCGAAGAAGTATTTCGGTATGTAAAGCTCTATCAGCAGGGAAGATAATGACGGTACCTGACTAAGAAGCACCGGCTAAATACGTGCCAGCAGCCGCGGTAATACGTATGGTGCAAGCGTTATCCGGATTTACTGGGTGTAAAGGGAGCGCAGGCGGTGCGGCAAGTCTGATGTGAAAGCCCGGGGCTCAACCCCGGTACTGCATTGGAAACTGTCGTACTAGAGTGTCGGAGGGGTAAGCGGAATTCCTAGTGTAGCGGTGAAATGCGTAGATATTAGGAGGAACACCAGTGGCGAAGGCGGCTTACTGGACGATAACTGACGCTGAGGCTCGAAAGCGTGGGGAGCAAACAGGATTAGATACCCTGGTAGTCCACGCCGTAAACGATGAATACTAGGTGTTGGGAAGCATTGCTTCTCGGTGCCGTCGCAAACGCAGTAAGTATTCCACCTGGGGAGTACGTTCGCAAGAATGAAACTCAAAGGAATTGACGGGGACCCGCACAAGCGGTGGAGCATGTGGTTTAATTCGAAGCAACGCGAAGAACCTTACCAAGTCTTGACATCCTTCTGACCGGTACTTAACCGTACCTTCTCTTCGGAGCAGGAGTGACAGGTGGTGCATGGTTGTCGTCAGCTCGTGTCGTGAGATGTTGGGTTAAGTCCCGCAACGAGCGCAACCCTTATCTTTAGTAGCCAGCGGTTCGGCCGGGCACTCTAGAGAGACTGC
It encodes the following:
- a CDS encoding fumarate hydratase produces the protein MIREINVSEITAAIKEMCIQANHFLSPDMDKALKAATANEESPLGKKILNQLQENLKIAGEDMIPICQDTGMAVFFIEIGQDVHFTGGVLEDAINEGVRQGYTDGYLRKSVVKDPLIRENTKDNTPAVIHYSIVSGDKVKITFAPKGFGSENMSRVFMLKPADGIEGVKNAILTAVSDAGPNACPPMVVGVGVGGTFEKCAIMAKKALTREAGTHSDIEYVAELEKEMLEKINNLGIGPGGLGGSTTALAVNINTYPTHIAGLPVAVNICCHVNRHVVKEL
- the gyrB gene encoding DNA topoisomerase (ATP-hydrolyzing) subunit B yields the protein MSKEIQQNNQEYGADQIQILEGLEAVRKRPGMYIGSTSSRGLHHLVYEIVDNAVDEALAGYCKNIEVTIEEDNSITVQDDGRGIPVGTNHKAKKSALEVVFTVLHAGGKFGGGGYKVSGGLHGVGASVVNALSTWLTVEVYKDGNIYRQSYKRGKTDDTVKIVGQCDESLHGTKVHFLPDPEIFEETVYDYDTLKQRLRETAFLTKGLKITLKDVRENSHHNHVFHYEGGIKEFVEYLNRGKEALYDEVIYCEGTQNGVYVEVALQHNDSFNDSTFSFVNNVITPEGGTHLAGFRNALTKTFNAYAREKKILKDSDPALTGDDIREGLTAIISIKIEEPQFEGQTKQKLGNSEARGAVDAVVSEKLTYFLEQNPDVAKNICEKSLLAQRAREAARKARDLTRRKTSLDGGTLPGKLADCSDKDPKNCEIFIVEGDSAGGSAKTARSRATQAILPLRGKILNVEKARLDRIYDNAEIRAMITAFGTGIHEDFDITKLRYDKIIIMTDADVDGAHIATLMLTFLYRFMPDLIKEGHVYLATPPLYKVEKNKGVWYAYDDDELKQILNDIGRDNNNKIQRYKGLGEMDADQLWETTMDPDHRILKQVMIDGENSSELDVTFTTLMGDKVEPRKEFIEANAKYVTNLDI
- a CDS encoding Fe-S-containing hydro-lyase, coding for MEKHITTPITQKITKDLRSGDYVYITGEMYVARDAAHKRMIEALDRKEELPIDIKDSTIYYMGPSPARDGRPIGSAGPTTATRMDKYAPRLLDLGEKAMIGKGKRSKEVIDAVIRNKAVYFAAVGGAGALLSKCIKSSEVICYDDLGAEAIRKIYVEDFPVIVVIDSEGNNLYETSIKEFKKI
- the recF gene encoding DNA replication/repair protein RecF (All proteins in this family for which functions are known are DNA-binding proteins that assist the filamentation of RecA onto DNA for the initiation of recombination or recombinational repair.), which translates into the protein MIIKSIQLSNFRNYEKLDISFDTETNIIYGDNAQGKTNILEAAYLSGTTKSHKGSKDKEMIRFGEDEAHIRTIVEKNDKEYRIDMHLRKNGAKGVAINKMPIKKASELFGILNIVFFSPEDLNIIKNGPAERRRFIDLELCQLDKIYLSNLSKYNKTLVQRNRLLKDIAYRPDLIDTLQVWDMQLLEYGRHVIKKRREFVNELNEIIQDIHSNISGGREKLILKYEPSIDDIFFEDELLKARSRDLKLCQTTVGPHRDDMLFSVDGVDIRKYGSQGQQRTSALSLKLSEISLVKKNINSTPVLLLDDVLSELDGNRQNYLLNSLSDTQTIITCTGLDEFVKNRFQVDKVFHVVKGQVEVIDE
- the gyrA gene encoding DNA gyrase subunit A; this translates as MDDKIFDQIQQVDLKKTMESSYIDYAMSVIASRALPDVRDGLKPVQRRVLYSMVELGNTPDKPHRKCARIVGDTMGKYHPHGDSSIYGALVNMAQDWSMRYTLVDGHGNFGSVDGDGAAAMRYTEARLSKISLELIKDIGKNTVDFEPNFDETEKEPTVLPSRYPNLLVNGTTGIAVGMATNIPPHNLREVVNAVVRLIDNDIEDKETTIDELIDVVKGPDFPTGGIILGTSGIKEAYRTGRGKIRVRAVTNIEPMENGKNRIVVTELPYNVNKARLIEKIAELHKDKKIDGITDLRDETSREGMRIVVELRRDVNPSVVLNLLFKHTQLQDTFGVINLALVNGEPKVLNLYDLLNYYLIHQKDVVTRRTKFDLDKAEARAHIVEGLIIAQDNIDEVISIIRSSQTTQQAKTRLMERFGLTDEQSQAIVDMRLRALTGLEREKLEAEYKELMAQIAQLKAILADEKKLLGVIREEIIAIADKYGDDRKTEIGYDEYDMSMEDLIPETNTVITMTKVGYIKRMSTDNFKAQHRGGKGIKGMETIEDDYIVEMLMTTSHHYLMFFTNTGRVYRIKAYEIPEASRTSRGTAIINLIPLQPDEKITAMIPIKEYEDDKYLFMATRNGIVKKTPIKDYENIRKNGLAAINLREDDKLIEVKVTDNSEDILLFTKFGQCIRFKETDVRSTGRTTMGVIGMNLAPNDVIIAMQTASMGEAVLLVSSNGLGKRTRIDEFTTQNRGGKGVKCYKITEKSGNLVGVKSVENDDELMLITTEGIIIRIQVSDVTVLGRITTGVKLINLKEGVSVASIAKVVEDKTLMPPEEAKEENDESENSDEDSAENNNSHAEAIENNTEA
- the dnaA gene encoding chromosomal replication initiator protein DnaA, translating into MDKVMEKWNEILQMVKEEHGLTDVSFNTWIKPLEVFAIDGNTLYILVPSEQMGLSYINKKYYLPLKVAIGEVTGIEYDIQFILPDQAQSLKFKNNDTPQLEQQTPVKGDHSNLNPNYTFDTFVVGNNNRFAHSASLAVAESPGEAYNPLYIYGGPGLGKTHLMHSIGHFIIDQNPDTKVLYVTSEEFTNEVIESIRNGNSSAMTKFRDKYRTVDVLMIDDIQFIIGKESTQEEFFHTFNTLQTQGKQIILTSDKPPKEMETLEERIRSRFEWGLMADIGTPDYETRMAILRKKAETDNFDIDDDILNYIASNISSNIRELEGALNKLLAFHNLEHTHITMDIAERELSNIITPDKPREITAQLIIEVVSEHFHISVDQMISKTRSSEIARPRQIAMYLCKTMTSDSLDVIGQLLGGRDHSTIIHGIKKVTKDYEENDSTRTLIETIKKKINPN
- a CDS encoding RNA-binding S4 domain-containing protein — its product is MKQISIREQDEFIKLGQALKKADLVSSGVEAKIVIQDGQVTVNGETELQRGKKLHDGDVFSYDGETVKVVK
- the dnaN gene encoding DNA polymerase III subunit beta, whose protein sequence is MKLICSKANLLKGVNIVSKAVPTRTTMAILECILIDASANEIKLMANDMELGIETIIDGTIEERGIIALDAKIFSEIVRKLPDNDVTIETDASFKTVISCEKAKFNIIGKSGDDFSYIPYVERNESIVLSQFTLKEVIRQTIFSIADNDNNKLMTGELFEIEENKLRVVSLDGHRISIRYIEMKNHYDSKKVVVPGKTLQEISKIIPGSADEDVVIYITNNHIVFEFENTTVVSRLIEGEYFKIDQMLSSDYDTKVRINKRELLDCIDRATLLVKEGDKKPIIMNITDGNMELRINSFIGSMNEDIDIDKDGKDIMIGFNPKFFIDALRVIDEEEVNLYMVNPKAPCFIKDDEGKFIYLILPVNFNTAAN